A genomic stretch from Empedobacter stercoris includes:
- a CDS encoding cold shock domain-containing protein, with protein sequence MIVYVDVLGNFTDIPPHLQDKEKDLLNNSRSEDKDVFITGVVDNYNDQKGFGFIKITNSTEKVFFHFKESKELLKVGDAVEFKKAISEKGYRATQISKN encoded by the coding sequence ATGATTGTTTATGTTGATGTTTTAGGAAACTTTACAGATATTCCTCCTCACCTTCAAGACAAAGAAAAGGATTTATTGAATAACTCTAGATCAGAAGATAAAGATGTTTTTATAACAGGTGTAGTTGATAATTACAACGATCAGAAAGGTTTTGGATTTATCAAAATAACAAATTCTACAGAGAAAGTTTTTTTCCATTTCAAAGAATCGAAAGAATTATTAAAAGTAGGAGATGCAGTAGAGTTTAAAAAAGCAATAAGCGAAAAAGGCTACAGAGCGACTCAAATTTCAAAAAATTAA
- the mutS gene encoding DNA mismatch repair protein MutS: protein MKQYNQIKAKYPDAMLLFRVGDFYETFGEDAVRASRILDIVLTKRANGSDNSELAGFPHHSLNTYLPKLVKAGLRVAICDQLEDPKTVKGIVKRGVTELITPGVALQDEVLSSKSNNFLMAVHEGSKSFGIALLDVSTGEFLVSEGQEDQVAKIIQSFRPSEVIYQKRVKYNFSDVKSKFLLDDWAFQYDFAIDKLTSLFKTKNLKGFGIEDLKEGIISAGAILAYLDDTHHFEIQHITSIQRLNQENFVWMDPFTIRNLELVYSPHPKGVTLLNILDDTKTPMGARLLNRWMVMVLKDLKSIQRRQNIVEYFYKFGDLRYDLREKLAQLTDLERLAGKVSTGKITPRQLLQLAQSLKISEDIKEVAEQSNIKEVSDLFRRIEPIEKLTQKIFDSLTDEPPHQIVKGNVIREGISEELDRLRKIQFSGKDFLDQMCQRETERTGISSLKIAFNNVFGYYIEVRNTHKDKVPEEWIRKQTLVNAERYITEELKEYETQILGAEEKILAIENQLFIDLLQEIITKLLPIQQIAKAIAFLDVLSTFAEIAEKNSYSKPSLNDGFELNIKEGRHAVIEQQLPIGEQYVSNNVELNSENQQIIMITGPNMSGKSALLRQTALIVLMAQMGSFVPAQAAKLGIIDKVFTRVGASDNISSGESTFMVEMNETASILNNISERSLILLDEIGRGTSTYDGISIAWAIAEFLHQSALKPKTLFATHYHELNEMSKSMERIKNFNVSIKETKDTILFLRKLVPGGSEHSFGIHVAKMAGMPKRVVDRANDVLKVLEATKTDEGISNKTEKITQDNMQLSFFQLDDPILESIREEIMNTDINTLTPVEALMKLNEIKKKLGK from the coding sequence ATGAAGCAGTATAATCAAATCAAGGCGAAATATCCTGATGCGATGTTATTATTCAGAGTTGGAGATTTTTACGAAACATTTGGAGAAGATGCAGTGCGTGCTTCGCGTATTTTAGATATTGTGCTAACAAAACGTGCTAACGGTTCTGATAATAGTGAATTAGCTGGTTTTCCGCATCATAGTTTAAATACCTATTTACCAAAATTGGTAAAAGCGGGATTACGTGTAGCAATCTGTGATCAGCTCGAAGATCCTAAAACGGTAAAGGGAATTGTAAAACGTGGTGTAACCGAATTAATCACGCCTGGTGTGGCGTTGCAAGATGAGGTGCTGTCTTCAAAATCGAATAACTTTTTGATGGCTGTACACGAAGGTTCAAAATCGTTTGGAATTGCTTTATTAGATGTTTCGACAGGAGAATTTTTGGTTTCAGAAGGTCAAGAAGATCAGGTTGCGAAAATTATTCAATCGTTTCGTCCAAGTGAAGTCATTTATCAAAAACGGGTCAAATATAATTTTTCTGATGTCAAAAGTAAATTTTTATTAGATGATTGGGCTTTTCAATATGATTTTGCGATTGATAAACTAACAAGTTTATTCAAAACAAAGAATTTGAAAGGTTTTGGAATCGAAGATCTAAAAGAAGGAATCATTTCAGCAGGTGCGATTTTAGCTTATTTAGATGATACGCATCATTTCGAAATTCAACATATTACTTCAATCCAACGCCTTAATCAAGAGAATTTTGTGTGGATGGATCCCTTTACCATTCGCAATCTTGAGTTGGTTTATTCACCACATCCAAAAGGAGTTACGTTACTGAATATTTTAGATGATACCAAAACACCAATGGGTGCACGTTTGCTAAATCGTTGGATGGTGATGGTATTGAAAGATTTAAAATCGATTCAACGTCGTCAGAATATTGTCGAATATTTCTATAAATTTGGTGATTTACGTTATGATTTGCGTGAAAAATTGGCTCAATTAACAGATTTAGAGCGATTAGCTGGAAAAGTTTCAACTGGTAAAATTACGCCACGACAATTATTGCAATTGGCGCAAAGTTTGAAAATTTCGGAAGATATAAAAGAGGTTGCTGAACAATCGAATATCAAAGAAGTATCAGATTTATTTAGACGAATCGAACCAATTGAAAAATTGACTCAAAAGATTTTCGATTCGCTTACAGACGAACCCCCTCATCAGATTGTCAAAGGAAATGTAATTCGAGAAGGTATTTCGGAAGAATTGGATCGCTTACGTAAAATTCAATTTTCTGGAAAAGATTTTTTAGATCAGATGTGTCAACGTGAAACAGAACGAACTGGAATTTCATCGTTGAAAATTGCGTTTAATAATGTATTTGGATATTATATCGAAGTTCGAAATACACACAAAGATAAGGTACCGGAAGAATGGATTCGAAAGCAAACATTGGTCAATGCAGAACGCTATATCACGGAAGAATTAAAAGAATATGAAACACAGATTTTAGGTGCAGAAGAGAAAATTTTAGCCATTGAAAATCAGTTGTTTATTGATCTTCTACAAGAAATTATTACCAAACTTTTACCTATTCAACAAATAGCAAAAGCCATTGCTTTTTTAGATGTTCTATCCACTTTTGCAGAAATTGCGGAAAAGAATTCGTATTCCAAACCTTCTCTTAATGATGGTTTTGAATTAAATATAAAAGAAGGTCGCCATGCAGTTATTGAACAACAATTACCAATTGGAGAACAATATGTATCGAATAATGTTGAGTTAAATTCAGAAAATCAACAAATTATTATGATTACTGGACCCAATATGTCTGGTAAATCGGCACTTTTACGTCAAACAGCGTTGATAGTCTTGATGGCGCAAATGGGAAGTTTTGTTCCAGCACAAGCTGCTAAATTAGGTATAATAGATAAAGTTTTTACGCGAGTTGGAGCTTCAGATAATATTTCTTCAGGCGAATCTACGTTTATGGTCGAAATGAATGAAACAGCAAGTATCTTAAATAACATTTCGGAACGAAGTTTGATTTTGTTGGATGAAATTGGTCGAGGAACTTCAACGTACGATGGAATTTCGATTGCATGGGCAATTGCAGAATTTTTACATCAAAGTGCGTTGAAACCAAAAACATTATTTGCAACGCATTACCATGAATTAAATGAAATGTCGAAATCAATGGAACGTATCAAGAATTTTAATGTTAGTATTAAAGAAACAAAAGATACGATTTTATTTTTGAGAAAATTAGTTCCTGGGGGAAGCGAGCATAGTTTTGGTATACATGTTGCTAAAATGGCGGGGATGCCAAAACGAGTGGTGGATAGAGCCAATGATGTGTTGAAAGTTTTGGAAGCGACCAAAACAGATGAAGGAATTTCCAATAAAACGGAGAAAATAACGCAAGATAATATGCAGTTAAGTTTCTTTCAGTTGGATGATCCAATTTTAGAATCGATTCGTGAAGAGATTATGAACACAGATATTAATACTTTAACACCTGTTGAAGCATTGATGAAGCTGAATGAAATTAAAAAGAAACTCGGTAAATAA
- a CDS encoding (Fe-S)-binding protein: protein MSNITVKTMAQYMAEGKQPEVLFWVGCAGSFDDRAKKITRAFVKILNNIGVEFAVLGTEESCTGDPAKRAGNEFVFQMQAMMNIEVLNAYEVKKIVTTCPHCFNTLKNEYPSLGGDYEVLHHSQYLQQLINEGKLKLEGSETFKGKRITFHDPCYLGRGNDVYEAPRELIEKLDAELVEMKRCKTRGLCCGAGGAQMFKEPEKGNKDINVERTEEALEKEPHIIATGCPFCNTMMTDGVKHFEKESTVLVKDLAELIMEAKDL, encoded by the coding sequence ATGTCAAATATTACAGTTAAAACAATGGCTCAATATATGGCCGAAGGTAAACAACCAGAAGTTTTGTTCTGGGTTGGTTGTGCCGGAAGTTTTGATGATAGAGCTAAAAAAATAACAAGAGCATTTGTTAAAATTTTAAATAACATCGGAGTCGAATTTGCAGTTTTAGGGACAGAAGAATCTTGTACGGGGGACCCCGCAAAAAGAGCAGGAAACGAATTTGTTTTCCAAATGCAAGCGATGATGAATATTGAAGTTTTGAATGCTTACGAGGTAAAAAAAATTGTTACAACTTGTCCGCATTGTTTCAATACTTTGAAAAACGAATACCCAAGTTTAGGAGGAGATTACGAAGTCCTACATCACTCGCAATATCTTCAACAATTAATCAACGAAGGTAAATTGAAATTAGAAGGTTCTGAAACATTCAAAGGTAAACGAATCACATTCCATGATCCATGTTATTTGGGTCGAGGAAATGATGTGTACGAAGCACCTCGTGAACTAATTGAAAAATTAGACGCCGAATTAGTTGAAATGAAACGTTGTAAAACACGTGGACTATGTTGTGGTGCAGGCGGTGCTCAAATGTTCAAAGAACCAGAAAAAGGTAACAAAGACATTAATGTCGAGCGTACAGAAGAAGCGTTAGAAAAAGAACCGCATATTATTGCGACTGGCTGCCCATTTTGTAATACAATGATGACTGATGGGGTAAAACATTTTGAGAAAGAATCTACTGTATTAGTAAAAGATTTAGCTGAATTAATTATGGAAGCGAAAGATTTATAG
- a CDS encoding RNA methyltransferase — protein MRKLKLDELGRVSTEEYKEIEKNPIVVVLDNVRSMHNVGAVFRTSDAFLIDKIYLCGITATPPHKEIHKTAIGAENSVDWEYVKDSNELVAKLKEEGYQIVTIEQTEGSVLLNEFEIDQSQKYAIIMGNEVDGVQQSIIDQCDTCIEIPQSGTKHSLNVSVCTGIILWKWYEGFMK, from the coding sequence ATGAGAAAACTAAAATTAGATGAATTAGGTCGAGTTTCGACCGAAGAATATAAAGAAATAGAAAAAAATCCAATCGTTGTTGTTTTGGACAATGTAAGGAGTATGCACAATGTTGGGGCAGTTTTTAGAACATCAGATGCTTTTTTGATTGATAAAATTTATTTGTGTGGAATTACGGCAACGCCTCCACATAAAGAAATTCATAAAACAGCAATTGGTGCAGAAAACTCAGTAGATTGGGAATATGTAAAAGATTCGAATGAATTGGTTGCCAAACTAAAAGAAGAAGGTTATCAAATTGTAACAATTGAACAAACGGAAGGTTCTGTTTTATTGAATGAATTTGAAATTGATCAATCTCAGAAATATGCAATTATCATGGGAAATGAAGTGGATGGTGTACAACAATCTATCATTGACCAATGTGATACATGTATTGAAATTCCGCAATCTGGTACAAAACATTCGTTAAATGTTTCGGTTTGTACTGGAATTATTTTATGGAAATGGTATGAAGGATTTATGAAATAG
- a CDS encoding TPM domain-containing protein yields the protein MGKKKHQFLSSKDEKKIIEAIQKAEKNTSGEIRIHIEFESSPNHFDKALEVFERLEMYKTKNRNGVLFHVSPTDHNFTIIGDEGIDKVTPDDFWDDIKEEVIKHFKKENYTKGLCEGIKKTGKALKKYFPYQEDDTNELSDEISYN from the coding sequence ATGGGAAAAAAGAAACATCAATTTCTTTCTTCAAAAGATGAAAAAAAAATAATCGAAGCCATTCAAAAAGCCGAGAAAAATACAAGTGGTGAGATTCGAATTCATATTGAATTCGAATCTTCTCCAAATCATTTTGATAAAGCTTTAGAGGTTTTCGAAAGATTAGAAATGTATAAAACAAAAAACAGAAATGGTGTTTTATTCCATGTTTCTCCAACCGATCATAATTTTACAATTATCGGCGATGAGGGAATTGATAAAGTAACACCTGATGATTTTTGGGATGATATAAAAGAAGAAGTTATCAAACATTTCAAAAAAGAAAATTATACAAAAGGCCTTTGTGAAGGAATTAAAAAAACAGGCAAAGCACTTAAAAAATATTTTCCTTATCAAGAGGATGATACAAATGAACTTTCAGATGAAATTAGCTACAATTAA
- a CDS encoding ABC transporter ATPase yields MNLADESRIWIFQANRKFSAIEKEVITTKLNTFIADWNAHGAELLADFVLPYDQFIVVAVDENQATASGCSIDKLTKLVREIDAAYSFDLLNRMLVSYENEEEIFIEKLPNFKQKVKEGAIKNVNVFNNGVSSLHDFKQNWLLPIEQSWAKTLLN; encoded by the coding sequence ATGAATTTAGCAGACGAATCAAGAATTTGGATTTTTCAAGCCAATCGTAAATTCTCGGCAATAGAAAAAGAAGTTATTACAACAAAATTAAATACTTTTATTGCAGATTGGAATGCACATGGAGCTGAACTTTTAGCTGATTTTGTTTTACCGTATGATCAATTTATTGTAGTTGCAGTAGACGAAAATCAAGCAACCGCAAGTGGATGCTCAATTGATAAGTTGACGAAATTAGTACGCGAAATAGATGCTGCTTATTCGTTTGATTTATTAAACCGTATGTTAGTTTCTTACGAAAATGAGGAAGAAATCTTCATCGAAAAATTACCGAATTTTAAACAAAAAGTAAAAGAAGGTGCTATTAAAAATGTAAACGTTTTCAATAATGGTGTTTCTTCTTTACACGATTTTAAACAAAATTGGTTATTACCTATCGAACAAAGTTGGGCTAAAACATTACTAAATTAA
- a CDS encoding deoxyguanosinetriphosphate triphosphohydrolase, with protein MELLNHIYTNQRNNTNDTSDARSEYQRDYDRIIFSSAFRRLQNKTQVFPLPGSVFVHNRLTHSLEVSSVGRSMGNLVGKFITENYQLTKESQEFYSYSIHDVISAACLCHDIGNPAFGHSGEDAIASYFDRHETDLKQYFTEAEWADLINFEGNANAIRILTQQQNGKSEGGLRLTYSTLAAIAKYPCESIAKDKTQLHRKKFGFFQAQKEAFRTIAEKTNMILEQDSPIIYKRHPFVWLVEAADDICYSIIDVEDSQRLGIIDHDKCRKLFLNLVESLDPSQIDKTKNTLKSISDKNDRIAYLRAKSINLLTQKSVEVYQNNFDQIVKGEFKTALLDVIKNETEQVTKRVLDEIQRFSIENIYNHRSVLEIENAGYNVMSELLSQFIPPILKDEKERKTFEKKALRLVPTQFLYEKGTKYQKVMGILDYVSGMTDNYATELYRRIKGIEIGMTI; from the coding sequence ATGGAACTTCTAAATCATATTTACACCAATCAACGTAACAATACAAACGATACTTCGGATGCACGATCAGAATATCAGCGCGATTATGATCGTATTATTTTTTCGTCTGCATTTCGTCGTTTGCAAAATAAAACACAAGTTTTTCCTTTACCAGGAAGTGTTTTTGTGCACAATAGATTGACTCATTCATTAGAAGTTTCGTCTGTTGGGCGTTCGATGGGAAATTTGGTTGGAAAATTTATTACCGAAAATTATCAATTAACAAAAGAGTCGCAAGAATTTTATAGTTATAGCATTCATGATGTGATTTCTGCAGCTTGTTTGTGCCATGATATCGGAAATCCAGCTTTTGGGCATTCTGGAGAAGATGCGATTGCCTCTTATTTTGATCGTCACGAAACTGATTTGAAACAATATTTTACTGAAGCAGAATGGGCTGATTTAATCAATTTTGAAGGAAACGCAAATGCAATCCGAATTCTGACGCAACAACAAAACGGAAAGTCCGAAGGTGGTTTACGTTTAACGTATTCTACATTGGCAGCGATTGCAAAATATCCTTGCGAATCAATTGCAAAAGATAAAACTCAATTGCATCGTAAGAAGTTCGGATTTTTTCAGGCTCAAAAAGAAGCGTTCAGAACAATTGCCGAAAAAACTAATATGATTTTGGAACAAGATTCGCCAATTATTTACAAGCGACATCCGTTTGTATGGTTGGTAGAAGCGGCGGACGATATTTGTTATTCGATAATCGATGTCGAAGATTCACAACGTTTAGGAATTATCGATCATGATAAATGCCGAAAATTATTTTTGAATTTGGTCGAATCTTTAGATCCATCTCAAATTGATAAAACAAAAAATACATTAAAATCAATTTCTGATAAAAATGATCGAATTGCGTATTTACGTGCAAAATCAATTAATTTATTGACTCAAAAATCGGTTGAGGTGTATCAAAATAATTTTGATCAAATTGTAAAAGGGGAATTTAAAACGGCATTGTTAGATGTGATCAAAAATGAAACAGAACAAGTAACTAAACGAGTTTTGGACGAAATTCAACGTTTTTCAATCGAAAATATTTACAATCATCGTTCAGTTTTAGAGATTGAGAATGCAGGTTATAATGTCATGTCAGAATTACTTTCTCAATTTATTCCTCCAATCTTAAAAGACGAAAAAGAACGAAAGACATTCGAGAAAAAAGCTTTACGTTTGGTTCCTACTCAATTTTTGTATGAAAAAGGAACGAAATATCAAAAAGTGATGGGAATCTTAGATTATGTTTCAGGAATGACGGATAATTATGCAACAGAGTTATATCGTCGCATAAAAGGAATAGAAATAGGAATGACGATATAA
- a CDS encoding (Fe-S)-binding protein, producing MKYIPNVIFLLIMIGSIWFFAKNVKKLIRNIKLGKEIDRFDHPAERWKTMARVALGQGKMTVRPLAGILHIFVYVGFVLINIEVLEIIIDGVFGTHRVLSFLGSFYNGMIAFFEILAFLVMISCIIFLFRRNVVKVGRFWKPEMKGWAKDDANYILIMEIAFMLALFTMNGADQVLQVMGAEHYAKVGTFPISSWLTAPIISQFDDVTFITLIERAAWWFHIIGIFFFLNYLYYSKHLHIVLAFPNTWFSKLEPKGEFNNLQAVTDEVKMMMDPNADPYAAPAEPQGDPETFGAKDIFDLNRVQLLNAYTCTECGRCTAECPANLTGKKLSPRKIMMDTRDRLEEVSKNIDTNGKFVDDGKMLVNDYITPEELWACTSCNACAQACPVNIDPLSIIVDLRRYLVMEQSAAPQELNMMMTNVENNGAPWQFNNADRLNWAND from the coding sequence ATGAAGTACATTCCAAATGTAATTTTTCTCTTAATTATGATTGGGAGTATTTGGTTCTTTGCAAAAAATGTAAAGAAACTGATACGTAATATCAAATTAGGAAAAGAAATTGATCGTTTCGACCATCCAGCTGAAAGATGGAAAACGATGGCACGTGTCGCGTTAGGACAAGGTAAAATGACGGTACGTCCGTTAGCAGGAATCTTGCATATTTTTGTATATGTAGGTTTCGTTTTAATCAACATCGAAGTTTTAGAAATTATTATCGATGGTGTGTTTGGAACGCACCGTGTGCTTAGTTTCTTAGGAAGTTTCTATAACGGAATGATTGCATTTTTCGAAATTTTAGCCTTTTTGGTTATGATTTCATGTATCATTTTCCTTTTCAGAAGAAATGTCGTAAAAGTTGGACGTTTCTGGAAACCAGAAATGAAAGGTTGGGCAAAAGACGATGCAAATTATATTCTTATTATGGAAATTGCATTTATGTTAGCCTTATTTACAATGAATGGAGCAGATCAAGTATTGCAAGTAATGGGAGCAGAACATTATGCAAAAGTAGGAACTTTTCCAATTTCGTCTTGGCTAACAGCTCCAATAATTAGTCAGTTTGATGATGTTACATTTATTACACTTATAGAAAGAGCAGCTTGGTGGTTTCACATCATTGGGATTTTCTTTTTCTTAAATTATTTATATTATTCAAAACATCTTCACATCGTTTTGGCTTTTCCAAATACTTGGTTTTCTAAATTGGAACCAAAAGGAGAATTCAATAATTTACAAGCTGTAACAGATGAGGTGAAAATGATGATGGATCCTAATGCAGATCCATATGCAGCACCTGCTGAACCACAAGGTGATCCTGAAACATTTGGGGCAAAAGATATTTTTGATTTAAACAGAGTGCAATTACTTAATGCCTATACATGTACAGAATGTGGTCGTTGTACAGCCGAATGTCCAGCAAATTTAACAGGTAAAAAACTATCTCCTCGTAAAATTATGATGGATACACGTGATCGTTTAGAAGAAGTAAGTAAAAATATCGACACAAATGGGAAGTTTGTTGATGATGGAAAAATGCTTGTCAATGATTACATTACACCAGAGGAATTATGGGCGTGTACATCTTGTAATGCCTGTGCACAAGCTTGTCCAGTAAATATCGATCCATTATCAATCATCGTTGACTTGCGTCGTTATTTAGTCATGGAACAATCTGCTGCGCCACAAGAGTTAAATATGATGATGACAAATGTCGAAAACAATGGAGCTCCTTGGCAATTTAACAATGCAGATAGATTGAACTGGGCAAACGATTAA
- a CDS encoding LNS2 domain-containing protein, protein MENFLEEKIENGERVSPILPENIKNYLIDIDGTICDDIPNEEPERMLTAAVYPDALETLNKWYEEGHFITFFTSRIEEHREYTEIWLKKHGFKYHGLLMGKPRGGNYHWVDNHLVKATRYNGKFTDLVEKNVSIQVFDDGNH, encoded by the coding sequence ATGGAAAATTTCTTAGAGGAAAAAATTGAAAACGGAGAAAGAGTAAGTCCTATTTTACCAGAGAATATCAAGAATTATTTAATTGATATTGATGGAACAATTTGCGATGATATTCCTAACGAAGAACCAGAACGTATGTTAACTGCAGCTGTTTATCCAGATGCTTTAGAAACGTTGAATAAATGGTATGAAGAAGGGCATTTTATTACATTTTTCACATCGCGTATAGAAGAACATCGTGAATACACAGAAATTTGGTTGAAAAAACATGGTTTTAAATATCATGGACTTTTAATGGGAAAACCTCGTGGAGGAAATTACCATTGGGTAGACAACCATTTAGTAAAAGCAACACGATACAATGGTAAATTTACAGATTTGGTTGAAAAAAATGTTTCCATTCAGGTTTTTGATGATGGTAATCATTAA
- a CDS encoding GNAT family N-acetyltransferase → MINVTIREARKEDCPRILELIHELALYEKAPEEVTVTLEEMEECGFGEKPVWGSLVAEVDGKVEGIALHYDRYSTWKGRRLYLEDLIVTEKMRGSGIGKLLLDELIAYGKANNYHGMVWQVLDWNEPAINFYKKYNADFDPEWINVSVNF, encoded by the coding sequence ATGATAAATGTAACAATACGAGAGGCAAGAAAAGAAGATTGTCCTCGAATTTTAGAGTTAATTCACGAATTGGCTTTATATGAAAAAGCACCTGAAGAAGTTACAGTAACTTTAGAAGAAATGGAAGAATGTGGCTTCGGAGAAAAACCAGTTTGGGGATCTTTGGTAGCAGAAGTAGATGGTAAAGTGGAAGGAATCGCGTTACACTATGATCGTTATTCAACTTGGAAAGGTCGTCGATTATATTTAGAGGATTTAATTGTAACAGAAAAAATGCGTGGATCTGGAATTGGAAAATTATTGTTAGATGAGTTAATTGCGTACGGAAAAGCAAATAATTACCACGGAATGGTTTGGCAAGTTTTAGATTGGAATGAGCCTGCAATCAATTTCTACAAAAAATACAACGCTGATTTTGATCCAGAATGGATTAATGTCTCAGTTAATTTTTAA
- a CDS encoding cold-shock protein has product MQEGTVKFFNESKGFGFISSANGGEDIFVHVSGLVDRVNENDRVTFDLEKGKKGLMAVNVKRI; this is encoded by the coding sequence ATGCAAGAAGGAACAGTAAAATTCTTTAACGAATCAAAAGGTTTTGGTTTTATTTCAAGTGCTAATGGAGGTGAAGATATTTTCGTACACGTATCAGGATTAGTAGATAGAGTTAATGAAAATGACAGAGTAACTTTTGACCTAGAAAAAGGTAAAAAGGGACTTATGGCAGTAAATGTAAAAAGAATATAA
- a CDS encoding LemA family protein → MKNKGCLIGGGALVGIIVIIGLWLMSVYNGLVPMQENVKSQWSNVENTYQKRSDLVNQLVGTVKGAANYEKETLTAVIDARAKATSNQIKIDDPNQLTQENISKFQAAQDQLGSTLSRLLVSVERYPELKAVTGFTNLQASIESMEQEVLFERKKYNEAAKVYNTKIKTFPTNMMAGIVGFTEKGYFEAAAGTENAPTIDFSK, encoded by the coding sequence ATGAAAAACAAAGGATGTCTTATTGGAGGTGGAGCTTTAGTTGGAATAATTGTAATTATTGGACTATGGTTAATGTCTGTTTATAACGGATTAGTACCTATGCAAGAAAATGTAAAATCGCAATGGTCGAACGTAGAAAATACATACCAAAAACGTTCAGACTTAGTCAATCAGTTAGTTGGAACTGTAAAAGGTGCTGCGAATTATGAAAAAGAAACATTAACTGCTGTTATAGATGCACGTGCAAAAGCAACATCAAATCAAATAAAAATTGATGATCCAAATCAATTGACACAAGAAAATATTTCTAAATTCCAAGCTGCGCAAGATCAATTAGGATCTACATTAAGCCGTTTATTGGTATCTGTAGAAAGATACCCAGAGTTAAAAGCTGTAACAGGATTTACTAATTTACAAGCTTCTATTGAAAGTATGGAACAAGAAGTTTTATTCGAAAGAAAAAAATACAACGAAGCAGCAAAAGTGTATAATACTAAAATTAAAACATTCCCAACGAATATGATGGCTGGAATTGTTGGTTTTACAGAGAAAGGATATTTCGAAGCTGCGGCAGGAACTGAAAATGCTCCTACAATAGATTTTTCTAAATAA
- a CDS encoding TPM domain-containing protein: MKLATIKYFFLTFFFSILTVFGQTPDELVKMKNPPKKLVQDYAHVFDAMQLNDLERKLVAYNDSTSTQILVLTVESLDGYPLETFANEIGENWGVGTKGKDNGVVIVLSEKDRKITIRTGYSAQIYLPPSVNKSIIDQVIIPYFKKGDYAGGINAGVNSIFKAFAGQYKQDKPKSNEPEMDWFVLIFVIGFFIFIFIIMSKGKGGNNNGNGGNGGRRSLLDDIIIMNTGSSVFGSGGFGSGGSSWGGSSGGGGGFGGFGGGSFGGGGASGSW, from the coding sequence ATGAAATTAGCTACAATTAAATATTTTTTTCTAACATTTTTCTTTTCAATTTTAACCGTTTTTGGTCAGACACCAGATGAATTGGTTAAGATGAAAAATCCACCAAAAAAGTTAGTGCAGGATTATGCACACGTTTTTGATGCAATGCAATTGAATGATTTAGAACGAAAATTGGTAGCGTATAACGACTCTACTTCAACTCAAATTTTGGTCTTAACAGTAGAGTCTTTGGATGGTTATCCCTTGGAGACGTTTGCAAATGAAATTGGAGAAAATTGGGGTGTTGGAACAAAAGGTAAAGACAACGGAGTTGTTATTGTATTGAGTGAAAAAGATCGTAAGATTACTATCAGAACGGGATATTCGGCTCAAATTTATTTACCTCCAAGTGTCAATAAATCCATAATCGATCAAGTAATTATTCCTTATTTCAAAAAAGGTGATTACGCTGGTGGAATAAATGCTGGAGTTAATTCTATTTTTAAAGCATTTGCAGGACAATATAAACAAGATAAACCAAAATCTAATGAACCCGAAATGGATTGGTTTGTTCTTATTTTTGTTATTGGATTTTTCATCTTTATCTTTATTATTATGTCAAAAGGTAAAGGAGGAAATAATAATGGAAATGGAGGAAATGGTGGCAGACGAAGTCTGTTAGATGACATTATTATTATGAACACTGGAAGTTCTGTTTTCGGTAGTGGAGGTTTTGGCTCAGGAGGAAGTTCTTGGGGTGGATCATCTGGCGGCGGAGGCGGCTTTGGTGGCTTCGGAGGAGGAAGCTTCGGAGGCGGTGGAGCATCTGGTAGTTGGTAA